The following coding sequences are from one Virgibacillus necropolis window:
- the rbsD gene encoding D-ribose pyranase has product MKKAGILHPEMSHLVASLGHTDYVVLGDKGYPVPDHTKRIDLGITEDLPTVLQVLKVIETEFTIDRMIVTEEMLDISPERYKVLQQSYPNILFEKVTHQEFKELTNHSKGIIKTGDTCPYANMIIVSG; this is encoded by the coding sequence ATGAAAAAAGCAGGAATTCTTCATCCAGAAATGTCCCATCTGGTGGCAAGCCTGGGACATACAGACTATGTAGTATTGGGAGACAAAGGTTATCCTGTTCCGGATCATACAAAACGGATTGACCTAGGAATTACGGAAGACTTGCCGACTGTTTTACAAGTGCTCAAAGTAATTGAAACAGAATTCACGATTGATAGAATGATTGTTACAGAGGAAATGCTAGATATTAGCCCAGAACGATATAAAGTTCTACAACAATCATACCCTAATATTTTATTTGAAAAGGTAACTCATCAAGAATTCAAAGAACTGACGAATCATTCAAAAGGAATTATTAAAACCGGTGATACATGTCCATACGCAAATATGATTATTGTGTCAGGATAA